A stretch of Aerococcaceae bacterium zg-252 DNA encodes these proteins:
- a CDS encoding AI-2E family transporter: MPQKREFETKPLGKKPVFWEVILNNKLVSSLLIVLLILIIIFIFTKIAYLFAPLQSVVSLFGFPVVTSAVLYYLFAPVVNSLERQGVDKTISVFGIFILLILAISLSIGSIVPIVQNQTKSFVENSPVYYKTLMSMIHNLPFSLEKLFKDFDLQPLLDNFSLDNLTARLNPIVSSTFGGIGNILGTVISAVTGLITIPIILYYLLVDGERIPKKLLYYVPTKYRQSVSRMLYQGNYQVSQYIRGQIIVAICVAIMFAIGYAIIGLEYGITLAILAGILNIIPFLGSIIAVIPAIIVGLITSPIMLLKVVIVMIVEQTIEGRFISPQVLGNSLKVHPVTILFILLGSGKLFGVVGVIIGVPMYAVIKVIATEIYSWYRESSDAYGDDDQYLYQYQKLVLATEAPEHSVNEANNEIENEGNTDETVE, translated from the coding sequence ATGCCTCAAAAACGTGAGTTTGAAACCAAGCCATTGGGTAAAAAGCCAGTGTTTTGGGAAGTTATTTTAAATAATAAATTAGTCAGTAGTTTGCTGATTGTGCTATTAATTTTAATAATTATTTTTATTTTTACCAAAATTGCTTATTTATTTGCACCATTACAAAGTGTTGTCAGTCTCTTTGGATTTCCAGTTGTAACTAGTGCGGTGTTATATTATTTATTTGCACCAGTGGTTAATTCATTGGAGCGACAAGGGGTCGATAAAACCATTTCGGTTTTTGGAATTTTTATTCTTTTGATTTTAGCGATTAGTTTGAGTATCGGGTCAATTGTACCGATTGTGCAAAATCAAACGAAATCATTTGTTGAAAATTCACCGGTTTATTATAAAACATTGATGTCAATGATTCATAATTTGCCATTTTCATTGGAAAAACTATTTAAAGATTTTGATTTACAACCTTTATTAGATAATTTTTCGCTTGATAATTTGACGGCACGCTTAAATCCGATTGTGTCTTCTACATTTGGGGGAATCGGAAATATTTTAGGAACGGTGATTTCGGCAGTAACAGGATTGATTACCATTCCGATTATTTTATATTATTTATTAGTTGACGGTGAGCGTATTCCGAAAAAATTACTCTACTATGTACCAACGAAATATCGTCAGTCAGTTAGTCGTATGCTATATCAAGGAAATTACCAAGTATCGCAATATATTCGTGGTCAAATTATTGTTGCGATTTGTGTCGCTATCATGTTTGCGATTGGCTATGCAATTATCGGATTAGAATATGGGATTACATTAGCTATTTTAGCTGGAATTTTAAATATTATTCCATTTTTAGGGTCAATCATTGCAGTTATACCGGCTATTATTGTTGGCTTAATCACTTCACCGATAATGTTATTGAAAGTAGTGATTGTGATGATTGTAGAACAAACCATTGAAGGACGGTTTATTTCACCACAAGTATTAGGAAATAGTTTAAAAGTGCACCCAGTAACCATTTTATTTATTTTATTAGGTTCCGGAAAATTATTCGGAGTGGTTGGTGTCATTATTGGAGTGCCGATGTATGCGGTGATAAAAGTAATTGCTACTGAAATTTATTCATGGTATCGTGAATCAAGCGATGCTTATGGTGATGATGACCAATATTTGTATCAGTATCAAAAACTGGTGTTGGCAACTGAGGCTCCAGAGCACTCAGTTAATGAAGCAAATAATGAAATAGAAAATGAAGGGAATACGGATGAAACAGTCGAATAA